The following proteins are encoded in a genomic region of Arthrobacter jiangjiafuii:
- a CDS encoding ABC transporter permease — MPLILPRTEYTSTNALGQGWEWLTDPANWTGAAGIPARTFEHLQYTGLTLAIALAIAVPIGLYIGHTGRGQVAVVAVSGLLRALPTLGMLTLFVLLAGLGLMPPIWSLVLLAIPPLLAGTYSGIGSVDRSVVDAARAQGMTEAQILFRVELPNGLRVLFGGLRGATLQVVATAAVVATINLGGLGRYLIDGLAVGDYGRVFGGAVIIAALALAVDAVIALAARLTISPGLQNGRAPSAAEAAGTGTIPTGSGTTAAGAQGGKP, encoded by the coding sequence ATGCCCCTGATCCTTCCCCGCACCGAATACACCAGTACCAACGCCCTGGGCCAGGGCTGGGAGTGGCTCACCGACCCGGCCAACTGGACCGGCGCGGCCGGCATCCCCGCACGCACCTTCGAACACCTGCAGTACACCGGGCTCACCCTGGCCATCGCCCTGGCGATCGCCGTTCCCATTGGCCTGTACATCGGCCACACCGGCCGCGGGCAAGTGGCGGTGGTGGCCGTCTCGGGCCTGCTGCGGGCGCTGCCCACCCTGGGCATGCTGACCCTGTTTGTGTTGCTCGCCGGCCTGGGCCTGATGCCGCCCATCTGGTCGCTGGTGCTGCTGGCCATTCCGCCGCTGCTCGCCGGAACGTATTCCGGGATCGGCTCGGTGGACCGCAGCGTGGTCGACGCGGCCCGCGCCCAGGGCATGACAGAGGCCCAGATCCTGTTCCGGGTGGAGCTGCCCAACGGACTGCGGGTGCTGTTCGGCGGGCTGCGCGGTGCCACCCTGCAGGTCGTGGCCACCGCAGCAGTGGTAGCCACCATCAACCTGGGCGGACTGGGGCGGTACCTGATCGACGGCTTGGCCGTGGGGGACTACGGCCGGGTCTTCGGCGGAGCCGTGATCATCGCTGCTCTGGCGCTCGCCGTCGACGCCGTGATTGCGTTGGCCGCACGCCTCACCATTTCACCCGGACTGCAGAACGGCCGCGCCCCATCCGCGGCCGAAGCAGCCGGTACCGGAACCATACCGACCGGCAGCGGAACGACCGCTGCCGGCGCACAAGGAGGAAAACCATGA
- a CDS encoding ABC transporter permease has translation MEWFLSHTDQVYRLTGLHLFQSIVPLVLGVLIAVPLAALVRHRIRLRGVVLSTGSLLYTIPSLALFVTLPAILGTRILDISNIIIALTIYAVALMLRVALDAFDSVDDGVRQAAVAMGYRPLRRFFTVDLPLSVPVLIAGLRVVSVSNISIVSVGALIGVENLGFFFRDGLRRYFITEIVVGIIATLVLAFAMDLLLVLLQRALTPWLRAGTGIGAGARLRRGLRRGPRGGKRTGGGQPGDGPGQRPGSTAPRPAGTPAAAPDAALKGA, from the coding sequence GTGGAGTGGTTCCTTTCCCACACGGACCAGGTGTACCGGCTGACCGGGCTGCACCTGTTCCAGTCGATTGTGCCGCTGGTGCTGGGCGTGCTCATCGCCGTGCCGCTGGCCGCCCTGGTCCGCCACCGCATCCGGCTGCGCGGCGTCGTGCTCTCCACCGGGTCGCTGCTCTACACCATTCCGTCGCTGGCCCTCTTCGTGACGCTGCCGGCCATTCTGGGCACCCGCATCCTGGACATCAGCAACATCATCATCGCGCTGACCATCTACGCAGTGGCGTTGATGCTGCGGGTGGCCCTTGACGCCTTTGACTCGGTGGACGACGGCGTCCGGCAGGCGGCGGTGGCCATGGGCTACCGGCCGCTGCGCCGGTTCTTCACGGTGGACCTGCCCTTGTCCGTCCCGGTGCTGATCGCCGGATTGCGGGTGGTTTCGGTCAGCAACATTTCCATCGTCAGCGTCGGAGCGCTCATCGGGGTGGAGAACCTGGGCTTCTTCTTCCGCGACGGGCTGCGGCGGTACTTCATCACCGAGATCGTGGTGGGCATCATTGCCACCCTGGTGCTCGCCTTCGCCATGGACCTGCTGCTCGTGCTGCTGCAGCGCGCCCTGACCCCGTGGCTGCGGGCCGGGACCGGGATTGGGGCCGGGGCAAGACTCCGGCGCGGGCTCCGGCGCGGACCCCGGGGCGGGAAGCGGACCGGAGGCGGGCAGCCGGGCGACGGTCCGGGGCAGCGCCCGGGCAGCACTGCCCCCCGCCCGGCAGGCACACCGGCAGCAGCACCCGACGCGGCTTTGAAGGGGGCCTAG
- a CDS encoding ABC transporter ATP-binding protein has protein sequence MISFRGVTKSFSGSAAPAVENLSLDIARGSITVFVGPSGCGKTTSLRMINRMLDPTAGSITVDGTDISGVKAPQLRRSMGYVMQSAGLMPHRTVLDNVATVPRLLGQSKARARARAAELLDVVGLASAMGARYPAQLSGGQQQRVGVARALAADPPVLLMDEPFSAVDPVVRAELQEELLRLQRELAKTIVFVTHDIDEATILGDKVAVLAVGGRLAQYAAPEEILRAPVDDFVAGFVGRDRGFRHLSFQPGENVPLHQVQLLDPAQLADPAVPVTGDWALAVDDDGRPLGWVPARYRAEITSPDRLVPGGSLYREGETLRQALDAALSSPAGLGVAVDADSRVAGTIVPGEVLALIEAARLQRSGG, from the coding sequence ATGATCAGTTTCCGCGGCGTGACCAAGTCCTTCTCCGGTTCCGCCGCCCCTGCAGTGGAGAACCTGAGCCTGGATATCGCCCGCGGTTCCATCACCGTCTTCGTGGGGCCGTCGGGCTGCGGCAAGACCACCTCGCTGCGGATGATCAACCGGATGCTGGACCCCACCGCCGGATCGATCACCGTGGACGGCACCGACATCTCGGGGGTCAAGGCTCCCCAGCTGCGGCGTTCCATGGGGTACGTGATGCAGTCCGCCGGGCTCATGCCGCACCGGACGGTGCTGGACAACGTGGCCACCGTTCCCCGGCTGCTCGGCCAGTCCAAGGCCCGCGCCCGGGCCCGGGCAGCGGAACTGCTCGACGTCGTCGGCCTCGCCTCGGCGATGGGTGCCCGCTATCCGGCGCAGCTCTCCGGCGGCCAGCAGCAGCGCGTGGGCGTGGCCCGCGCGCTCGCCGCCGACCCGCCGGTGCTGCTCATGGACGAACCCTTCAGCGCCGTGGACCCGGTGGTCCGGGCCGAGCTGCAGGAGGAGCTGCTGCGGCTGCAGCGCGAGCTGGCCAAGACCATTGTTTTTGTCACCCATGACATCGACGAGGCCACCATCCTGGGCGACAAGGTGGCCGTGCTCGCCGTGGGCGGACGCCTGGCCCAGTACGCCGCCCCGGAAGAAATCCTGCGCGCCCCGGTGGATGACTTCGTGGCAGGCTTCGTCGGCCGGGACCGCGGCTTCCGGCACCTGTCCTTCCAACCGGGAGAAAATGTTCCGCTGCACCAGGTGCAGCTGCTGGATCCGGCGCAGCTGGCCGACCCCGCGGTTCCCGTGACCGGGGACTGGGCGCTGGCGGTCGACGACGACGGCCGCCCGCTGGGGTGGGTGCCCGCGCGCTACCGTGCGGAAATTACCTCGCCGGACCGGCTGGTGCCCGGCGGTTCCCTGTACCGCGAGGGGGAGACCCTGCGGCAGGCGCTCGACGCCGCACTGTCCTCACCGGCCGGACTGGGCGTGGCGGTCGACGCCGATTCGCGGGTTGCCGGCACCATCGTCCCCGGCGAGGTCCTGGCCCTGATCGAGGCCGCCCGGCTGCAGCGAAGCGGGGGCTGA
- a CDS encoding NUDIX hydrolase, producing MAEDFDVRIGAYAVILRGESILLSHWNDHGYSSWTLPGGGLEAREDAPAAVVREVREETGYTIGTPELLGVDSLFIEPEHRFTGENPRLLHALRIIYRAQILSGELTHELDGSTDEAAWVPLQKVPELGPTPLVQVGLRLAIQSRT from the coding sequence GTGGCTGAGGACTTTGACGTGCGCATCGGCGCCTACGCCGTGATCCTGCGCGGGGAGTCGATCCTGCTCTCCCATTGGAATGACCATGGGTACTCCAGTTGGACGCTGCCCGGCGGGGGACTGGAAGCCAGAGAAGACGCGCCGGCCGCCGTCGTGCGGGAAGTCCGCGAAGAGACCGGCTACACCATCGGCACCCCGGAGCTGCTGGGGGTGGATTCCCTCTTCATCGAGCCCGAGCACCGGTTCACGGGCGAGAACCCCCGTCTGCTGCACGCCCTGCGGATCATTTACCGCGCGCAGATCCTCTCCGGCGAGCTCACCCACGAGCTGGACGGCAGCACCGACGAGGCGGCCTGGGTGCCGCTTCAGAAGGTTCCGGAGCTTGGACCGACGCCGCTGGTCCAGGTGGGCCTGCGGTTGGCCATCCAAAGCCGCACCTGA